TAAAAATATAATTGTTTTATCTGGACCTACCCATGCAGAGGAAGTAGCTCAAAATCTACCAACGACAATAGTTGCAGCAGGAGAATTGGAAAATGCTAAAAAAATTCAAAATCTTTTTAATACAAAAGATTTTAGAGTTTATGTAAATGAAGATATTGCTGGAGTTGAATTAGGTGGAGCTGTAAAAAACTGTTTAGCAATAGGAGCAGGAATAGCAGATGGGATGGGATTTGGAGATAATGCTAAGGCCGCTTTAATTACTCGTGGAATTGCAGAGATGATTAGATTTGGAAAGGCCTTAGGAGCTAAGGAAGTTACTTTTTCTGGATTGGCAGGAATTGGAGACTTAATAGTAACTTGTGCTAGTAAACATAGTAGAAATAGATATGTGGGTGAAAAACTAGGACAGGGAGAAACAATAGAAGAGATTCTTAGTAAAATGGTTATGGTTGCAGAGGGGGTTCCTACTGTAAAGGCAGTACACAATAAAGCAAAGGAATTAAAAATATCAATGCCTATTGTTGAGGCTATTTATAGAATTATCTATGAGGGTGCAGATAGTAAAGAAATGGTCGAAGGGTTAATGACAAGGGAGCTAAAAGAAGAATTTTATTAAAATAATTTTAACTTATTTCTTATATAAATATTAAGGGGTACGGGGTGTTTATGGCAGAAAAAGATTTAGTTTCACTTTATTTGGAAGATATTAGAAAATATAACATTTTAGACAAGGATGAGGAATTATTTCTCCTAAAGGAAGCTAAAAAAGGAAAACCTGAAGCTAAAAATAAACTTATATTATCCAATTTAAGACTTGTAGTAAATATTGCAAAAGGTTATACCAATAAGGGAATGAGCTTTATTGATTTAATAAGTGAAGGAAATTTTGGATTAATTCATGCAATTGAAAAGTTTGATGTATCAAAGGGATACAGGTTTTCAACCTATGCAGTTTGGTGGATCAAACAAGCTATAAGTAAAGCGGTAATAAGTAAGGGAAGAGAAATAAGGATTCCATCCTATAAGCATGATATGCTAAATAGAATAAATAAATATATAATGGAACATGTAATGAAAGTTGGAACTTACCCATCTATAGTAGAAATATCTGAGGGAGCAGAAGTTGAATTTTCAAAGGTAGAAAAACTAATCGTAGAATTTCAAGATATAATTTCATTAAATGCTGCAATAGGTGATGATATTTATTTAGAAGATACAATTGCTGAAAATGTAGATGAAACTCTTGAAGAGGAGATTTTAAATGAAATTAGCAGAAGACAAATAAATGAAATTGTTAATGGATTAGATATAAGAGAAAGAGAAATATTAAAACTGAGATATGGATTAGATGGATATGAGATTCATACTTTAGAGGAGATAGGAAAATCTTTTAATATTACTAGGGAAAGAGTACGTCAAATAGAAAAAAAGACGTTGAAAAAACTAAGAACCAAGTATAGTAGAGAATTAAAAGATAATCTCCTTTGAGAATTAGGAGGGGCAAATTGATCTTAAAAGTTAATAGAGTTGAATTTCTAAAAAGACTAAGAATAGCAGAAAAAGCTATTAGTGACAATAAAATAAGACCGATTATTTCGTGCGTTTATTTAGAAGCAAAAAATAATGAAATATTTTTTTGTGGAACAAATTTAGAATTAACAATTAATACAACAATGATGTGTGAAGTATTAGAAGAGGGAAAAGTTGTATTTCAGCATCAA
This genomic stretch from Cetobacterium ceti harbors:
- a CDS encoding NAD(P)H-dependent glycerol-3-phosphate dehydrogenase, which encodes MERVVIVGAGSWGTALGLLLAHKGHEVTMWEHNPLRAEELQRDRENKKLLPGVKFPKNLNVTSKSEDLFENINYVIFSVPSQVLRGVISKFSSQIRENTILVNTAKGIEVSTGLTLSEVMKEEILGKYHKNIIVLSGPTHAEEVAQNLPTTIVAAGELENAKKIQNLFNTKDFRVYVNEDIAGVELGGAVKNCLAIGAGIADGMGFGDNAKAALITRGIAEMIRFGKALGAKEVTFSGLAGIGDLIVTCASKHSRNRYVGEKLGQGETIEEILSKMVMVAEGVPTVKAVHNKAKELKISMPIVEAIYRIIYEGADSKEMVEGLMTRELKEEFY
- a CDS encoding sigma-70 family RNA polymerase sigma factor — its product is MAEKDLVSLYLEDIRKYNILDKDEELFLLKEAKKGKPEAKNKLILSNLRLVVNIAKGYTNKGMSFIDLISEGNFGLIHAIEKFDVSKGYRFSTYAVWWIKQAISKAVISKGREIRIPSYKHDMLNRINKYIMEHVMKVGTYPSIVEISEGAEVEFSKVEKLIVEFQDIISLNAAIGDDIYLEDTIAENVDETLEEEILNEISRRQINEIVNGLDIREREILKLRYGLDGYEIHTLEEIGKSFNITRERVRQIEKKTLKKLRTKYSRELKDNLL